The following is a genomic window from Butyricimonas faecihominis.
TTATTTCGTTTCGCCGTTTTCAAAACTCTTGTTATACTGGTGCATCGCCCGATAACTCATACCCATGCTGGAGAACCCACCATCGTGGAACAAATTCTGCATGGTCACTTTACGGGTCAAGTCAGAGAACAAGGTAATACAATAATTCGCACACTCGTCGGCAGAGGCATTTCCCAACGGGGACATCCGTTCTGCAAAATCAATCAGAGAGTCAAAACCTTTAATACCGCTACCAGCCGTGGTTACCGTCGGGGATTGTGAAATCGTGTTGACACGAACCCGCTTTTCCCGTCCGTAAATATACCCGAAACTACGGGCAATAGACTCCAACATCGCTTTGGCATCCGCCATATCATTATATTCAAACATGGTACGCTGTGCAGCCACGTATGAAAGCGCCACAACAGACCCCCATTCATTAATCGCATCCAATTTCTTCGCCGTCTGGAGAACCTTATGGAAAGAAATAGCCGAAATATCCAATGTTTTTTGTAAAAAATCGTAATCCAGATTATCGTAAGGACGTTTTTTTCTCACGTTCAACGACATGGCTACCGAGTGTAATATAAAATCAATCTTTCCTCCCAACAATTCCATCGCCCCTTTAAATAAACGCTCCAAATCTTCCTCACTAGTTGCATCTGCAGGAATCAATGGAACATTATTCTTCTCCGCGAAATCCTTGATCTGTCCCATCCGGATAGATAATTCAGTGTTCGTCAACACGATCTCGGCCCCCTCTTCCAAACATTTCTCCGCCACTTTCCACGCGATGGACATCTCATTCAACGCACCGAATATTATCCCTTTTTTTCCTTTCAATAAATTGTAACTCATAAAACTGTATTAAATTAAAAAATTCTTTCTACTATTAAAATTGACC
Proteins encoded in this region:
- a CDS encoding enoyl-ACP reductase, coding for MSYNLLKGKKGIIFGALNEMSIAWKVAEKCLEEGAEIVLTNTELSIRMGQIKDFAEKNNVPLIPADATSEEDLERLFKGAMELLGGKIDFILHSVAMSLNVRKKRPYDNLDYDFLQKTLDISAISFHKVLQTAKKLDAINEWGSVVALSYVAAQRTMFEYNDMADAKAMLESIARSFGYIYGREKRVRVNTISQSPTVTTAGSGIKGFDSLIDFAERMSPLGNASADECANYCITLFSDLTRKVTMQNLFHDGGFSSMGMSYRAMHQYNKSFENGETK